A part of Anabas testudineus chromosome 9, fAnaTes1.2, whole genome shotgun sequence genomic DNA contains:
- the tcima gene encoding transcriptional and immune response regulator a, translated as MSTYVSSECRRVSPSVHGNRFDTANRKKAVANIFENVNQDALMRLFQKTGDMKAEERVRSIFSYTQDPEETARALMALKQRKKDKFLQIVGMVRQLLRVR; from the coding sequence atgTCGACCTACGTGTCCTCAGAGTGCCGCCGGGTCAGCCCCTCTGTCCACGGGAACAGGTTCGATACAGCGAACCGAAAGAAGGCCGTGGCCAACATCTTCGAGAACGTCAACCAGGACGCGCTGATGAGGCTCTTCCAGAAAACGGGAGACATGAAGGCGGAGGAGAGAGTGAGGAGCATCTTCTCCTACACCCAGGACCCGGAGGAGACAGCCCGGGCCCTGATGGCACTGAAGCAGCGAAAGAAGGACAAGTTCCTCCAGATCGTCGGCATGGTCCGGCAGCTGCTCAGAGTGCGCTGA